Proteins from one Plasmodium relictum strain SGS1 genome assembly, chromosome: 10 genomic window:
- a CDS encoding mitochondrial ribosomal protein S16 precursor, putative translates to MIRRLFLPYFSKDKGPPRIRCQINGVKRKRFYKIVVANQKDKKNGKHIEVLGTYVNKNNIREKLNRYNITNSNNDYYYNNVENIKEIRLRFNRVKFWLAANCNFSDHMKYVLSLCKIIPQYPIKYSRRCSDKYYYKYNEIINKHKLIQAEKINNFLKTDLNIQYLNNFNESSNEGKKEDDYIYTPEELTYLKKLSKNRNLDFENSDKIRKIIR, encoded by the coding sequence atgattAGAAGGTTGTTTCTACcatatttttcaaaagatAAGGGCCCCCCAAGGATTAGATGCCAAATAAATGgagtaaaaagaaaaaggttTTATAAAATTGTAGTAGCAAATCAAAAAGATAAGAAAAACGGAAAACATATAGAAGTATTAGGTACatatgttaataaaaataacataagggaaaaattaaatagatATAATATTACTAATTCTAATaatgattattattataataatgtgGAAAACATAAAAGAAATTAGATTACGATTTAATAGAGTTAAATTTTGGCTAGCTGCTAATTGTAACTTTAGCGATCATATGAAATATGTTTTAAGtttatgtaaaataataCCACAATATCCAATTAAATATAGTAGGAGGTGTTCagataaatattattataaatacaatgaaataataaataagcATAAACTAATACAAGccgaaaaaataaataatttcttgAAAACAGATTTAAATATACaatatttgaataattttaacGAATCATCAAACGAAGGGAAAAAAGAGGatgattatatatatactccTGAAGAACTTACTtatcttaaaaaattatcaaaaaatagaaatcTAGATTTTGAGAATAGTGacaaaattagaaaaattattaggTAA